A genome region from Triticum aestivum cultivar Chinese Spring chromosome 2B, IWGSC CS RefSeq v2.1, whole genome shotgun sequence includes the following:
- the LOC123044624 gene encoding glucan endo-1,3-beta-glucosidase 3, translating to MALTRLSRLLLLLLCAALPMLFFTCAEAGEVGVSYGRIGNNLMDPASVVQLLKSNGITMVRVYDTDSTVLTAMKNTGIKLVVAVPNENVALAAADPNWAVQWAKNNLMPYYPATDIRGVTVGNEVFNQAKGLTSQLLPAMRNVQAALAGLGLADAVKVTTPIAFNALKKSFPPSKSLFQDDIAQSVMSPMIDFLEQTGSYLMANIYPYYTYTSQSDTINLNYATFRPNDGVVDDGTGVRYDNLFDAQLDAVYYAIDNLRASSTKRTVETLLRGAHRRHVPVVTGESGWCSYCPQAVGASKENAQAYNANLVKHVQSGGASTTYSSLAVGAAAADISVYIFALFNENDKPADEQNFGLFYPSGQPVYAVDFRAGGSPSPGPTKSSWCVANAAVGDARLQAALDYACGNGADCGAIQPGKPCYEPNTKVAHASYAFNDYYQRKGRASGTCDFSGAASIVYQQPAGICDPKTAGSWCVANAAVGDTRLQTALDYACGHGADCSAIQRGARCFDPDTKVAHASYAFNDYYQHNGRSANSCNFNGAGSIVYQQPKIGNCVLPSTG from the exons ATGGCGCTCACTCGCCTgagtcgcctcctcctcctcctcctctgcgccGCATTGCCAATGCTCTTCTTCACGTGCGCAG AAGCGGGCGAGGTGGGCGTGAGCTACGGAAGGATCGGGAACAACCTGATGGACCCAGCGTCGGTGGTTCAGCTGCTGAAGAGCAACGGCATCACGATGGTGAGGGTGTACGACACCGACTCCACGGTGCTCACCGCAATGAAGAACACCGGCATCAAGTTGGTGGTGGCGGTGCCCAACGAGAACGTCGCCCTTGCGGCCGCGGATCCCAACTGGGCCGTGCAGTGGGCTAAGAACAATCTGATGCCCTACTACCCCGCCACGGATATCCGCGGAGTAACGGTAGGGAATGAGGTCTTCAACCAGGCCAAGGGACTTACGTCGCAGCTCCTCCCGGCCATGAGGAACGTGCAGGCGGCGCTGGCTGGCCTGGGCCTCGCCGACGCCGTGAAGGTCACCACGCCGATCGCGTTCAACGCGCTCAAGAAATCGTTCCCGCCATCCAAGAGCCTGTTCCAGGACGACATCGCCCAGTCGGTGATGAGTCCCATGATCGACTTCTTGGAGCAGACGGGCTCCTACCTCATGGCCAACATCTACCCGTACTACACGTACACGTCCCAATCAGACACAATCAACCTCAACTACGCGACCTTCCGCCCGAACGACGGCGTCGTCGACGATGGGACCGGCGTCAGGTATGACAACCTGTTTGACGCCCAGCTCGACGCCGTGTACTACGCGATAGACAATCTACGGGCCTCCTCCACCAAGCGCACCGTGGAGACCTTGCTCAGGGGAGCGCACCGCCGACATGTGCCCGTGGTAACAGGGGAATCCGGGTGGTGCTCCTACTgcccacaggcggtgggggccagcAAGGAAAACGCCCAAGCGTACAACGCTAACCTCGTCAAGCACGTGCAATCTGGCGGCGCCAGCACCACGTACAGCTCGCTCGCCGTCggcgctgccgccgccgacatctccGTGTACATCTTCGCCCTTTTCAACGAGAACGACAAGCCCGCCGACGAGCAGAACTTCGGCCTGTTCTACCCGAGCGGGCAGCCGGTGTATGCGGTCGACTTCAGGGCCGGCGGCAGCCCCAGCCCCGGTCCAACCAAATCCAGCTGGTGCGTGGCGAACGCGGCCGTCGGGGACGCGCGCCTGCAGGCGGCGCTGGACTACGCGTGCGGCAACGGGGCCGACTGCGGTGCCATCCAGCCGGGAAAGCCGTGCTACGAGCCCAACACCAAGGTTGCGCACGCGTCCTACGCCTTCAACGACTACTACCAGCGCAAGGGCCGCGCCAGTGGGACGTGCGACTTCAGCGGCGCTGCTTCTATCGTCTACCAGCAACCTGCCG GCATTTGCGACCCGAAGACGGCAGGCAGCTGGTGCGTAGCCAATGCGGCGGTCGGGGACACACGACTCCAGACGGCACTAGACTACGCGTGTGGCCACGGCGCAGACTGCAGTGCTATCCAGCGCGGCGCGCGTTGCTTCGATCCCGACACCAAGGTCGCGCACGCGTCCTACGCCTTCAACGACTACTACCAGCACAACGGCCGCTCTGCCAATTCCTGCAACTTTAACGGCGCTGGTTCCATCGTCTACCAGCAACCAA AGATAGGCAACTGCGTGCTACCGTCAACAGGCTGA